In Bacillus sp. SB49, a single window of DNA contains:
- a CDS encoding HesB/YadR/YfhF family protein: MNLTVTEEAAKWYKDELDIEEEGHLRFYVRYGGVGGLQPGFSLAISLSEPVDPIAQTDTGTIHFFIEADDEWYFDGHSLLVELDEKWKEPSFEYQK, translated from the coding sequence ATGAATTTAACAGTAACTGAGGAAGCAGCAAAATGGTACAAAGACGAGCTTGACATAGAGGAAGAAGGACACCTCCGTTTCTATGTCCGGTACGGCGGTGTCGGAGGCCTGCAGCCGGGTTTTTCTTTAGCCATCAGCCTGTCAGAACCCGTCGATCCAATTGCTCAAACGGATACAGGAACGATTCACTTTTTCATTGAAGCGGATGATGAATGGTATTTCGACGGCCATTCCCTCCTTGTGGAACTAGATGAAAAATGGAAGGAACCTTCCTTCGAATACCAAAAATAA
- the yidD gene encoding membrane protein insertion efficiency factor YidD — protein sequence MKHIMIALIQFYRKGISPFFPPTCRFQPTCSEYGLEAFRRFGFFKGFYLTVRRISKCHPFHKGGFDPVPDKKRSLK from the coding sequence ATGAAACACATAATGATTGCATTGATCCAGTTTTACCGGAAGGGCATCAGTCCATTCTTCCCGCCGACATGCCGATTTCAACCGACATGTTCCGAATACGGACTTGAAGCCTTTCGCCGGTTTGGATTCTTTAAAGGTTTTTACCTCACTGTAAGACGCATCTCGAAATGCCACCCCTTTCACAAAGGGGGATTCGATCCTGTTCCAGATAAAAAACGCAGCCTTAAATAA
- the folE2 gene encoding GTP cyclohydrolase FolE2, translated as MNKTELNTNKQLPSKEERHKLFGSVAPGPRTKPMEKDKMADLQNSRKDFLFDIDMVGISNVKHPIRIPSDLTPQIQTTIGTFSFGSSIEKGSKGTNMSRFTEQLDKYHNEGFAVDIATLKQFTEELAERLKQKDAEVEVTFPWFFERKGPYSDLAGMNHADATIRVEYDGETGHDITVALTGKITTLCPCSKEISEYSAHNQRGNVTMEVKLTDDYDEQDLDWKAALLEAAESNASARIHPVLKRPDEKMVTEQAYENPRFVEDIVRLVAADLYEYDFVEAFKVSCRNEESIHLHDALATVTYDKKQEQN; from the coding sequence ATGAACAAGACAGAGCTTAATACAAACAAACAACTTCCTTCTAAAGAAGAGCGCCATAAGCTTTTCGGATCCGTAGCACCGGGACCGCGCACAAAGCCTATGGAAAAAGATAAAATGGCCGATCTGCAAAACTCAAGAAAAGATTTCTTATTTGATATCGATATGGTCGGGATTTCGAATGTAAAGCATCCGATTCGGATTCCGAGCGACCTCACACCTCAGATCCAAACAACCATCGGTACTTTTTCTTTCGGTTCTTCGATTGAAAAAGGCAGTAAAGGAACAAATATGAGCCGCTTCACAGAGCAGCTCGACAAGTATCATAACGAAGGCTTCGCCGTCGATATAGCTACATTGAAGCAGTTCACAGAGGAACTTGCGGAACGCCTGAAACAAAAAGACGCAGAAGTAGAAGTAACCTTTCCTTGGTTTTTTGAACGGAAAGGACCTTATTCCGATCTTGCAGGCATGAACCATGCGGATGCAACCATACGGGTAGAATATGATGGGGAGACAGGTCATGATATAACAGTTGCATTGACAGGGAAAATCACAACATTATGCCCTTGCTCCAAGGAAATTAGTGAATACAGTGCGCATAACCAGCGTGGGAATGTCACGATGGAAGTGAAATTAACCGATGATTACGATGAGCAGGACTTAGATTGGAAAGCTGCCCTTTTAGAAGCGGCGGAAAGCAATGCCAGTGCACGTATTCATCCGGTCCTCAAGCGTCCGGATGAGAAAATGGTGACGGAGCAGGCTTATGAAAACCCTCGTTTCGTCGAGGATATCGTACGTCTAGTTGCAGCAGATTTGTATGAGTACGACTTTGTGGAGGCATTTAAAGTTTCCTGTCGTAATGAAGAATCCATCCACCTGCACGATGCACTAGCAACGGTGACTTATGATAAGAAACAGGAACAAAACTAA
- the plsY gene encoding glycerol-3-phosphate 1-O-acyltransferase PlsY has product MEYALYIVLAYILGSIPSGLIVGKIGYGTDIREHGSGNLGGTNTFRVLGMKAGLIVTISDILKGTLAAAIPFFAGADVIPLVIGIFAVIGHMYPVFAGFKGGKAVATSAGVILGVNPLVFLILVLSFFILLYISKYVSLSSMISGVIGIIAAVLTKDFGLSIIIGLFTVFVIYRHRSNIKRIIDKTEPKITWM; this is encoded by the coding sequence ATGGAGTATGCTCTATATATAGTTCTCGCCTATATTTTAGGCTCGATCCCTTCCGGCCTGATTGTTGGAAAAATCGGCTACGGTACAGACATCCGTGAGCATGGAAGCGGAAACCTCGGAGGAACGAATACGTTTCGGGTACTTGGCATGAAAGCTGGCCTCATCGTTACAATATCAGATATTCTGAAAGGAACCTTGGCTGCAGCAATCCCTTTCTTCGCCGGTGCTGACGTCATTCCTCTTGTCATAGGTATATTTGCAGTCATTGGACATATGTATCCTGTCTTTGCAGGTTTCAAAGGGGGAAAAGCGGTCGCTACATCTGCCGGTGTCATCTTAGGCGTGAACCCGCTCGTATTTCTGATTTTGGTCTTATCTTTCTTCATCCTTTTGTATATCAGTAAATATGTCTCCCTGTCATCGATGATCAGCGGAGTTATCGGCATTATTGCAGCCGTTCTCACCAAAGATTTCGGTTTGAGTATAATCATTGGATTATTTACGGTTTTCGTCATTTATCGGCACCGATCCAACATTAAACGGATCATCGACAAGACCGAACCGAAAATTACCTGGATGTGA
- a CDS encoding ABC transporter ATP-binding protein → MITFKDVTKTYPDGTTALKDVNFDVREGELLALIGPSGCGKTTTMKMINRLIEPTEGLIEIHNKDIKEYNIHELRWNIGYVLQEIALFPHMTIEENIAVVPEMKKWKKKELSARIDELMHMVGLDPDKHRKRKPSELSGGQQQRVGVIRALAADPEIILMDEPFSALDPISREQLQKDIRSLQQEIKKTIVFVTHDMDEALALGDRICLMKEGEIVQLDTPQNLVLNPVNSFVEDFIGSRKTPWQTAVDVIMEQSDDAVYSVDDYESGRVPTHGMFHLRKSDGTNGGAVIDGRREVVPELDNGMVLKDAVALFEKHKYDSLPVVRGNKLIGTLSYKDIVLFLKSQSKEEEV, encoded by the coding sequence ATGATTACGTTTAAAGATGTGACAAAAACCTATCCGGACGGAACCACGGCGTTAAAAGACGTTAATTTTGACGTTCGCGAAGGAGAACTTCTCGCCCTCATCGGACCTAGTGGATGCGGAAAAACGACGACGATGAAAATGATCAATCGTCTCATTGAACCGACGGAAGGATTAATAGAGATACATAACAAGGATATTAAGGAATACAACATTCATGAACTGCGCTGGAACATCGGTTATGTCCTGCAGGAAATCGCTCTGTTTCCACATATGACCATCGAAGAGAATATTGCCGTTGTACCTGAAATGAAAAAGTGGAAGAAAAAGGAGCTTTCAGCCCGTATCGATGAGCTGATGCATATGGTCGGACTGGACCCTGATAAACACAGGAAGCGTAAGCCGAGTGAATTGTCCGGTGGTCAGCAGCAAAGGGTCGGTGTCATACGTGCTCTCGCTGCCGATCCTGAAATCATTTTGATGGACGAACCGTTCAGTGCTCTCGATCCGATCAGCAGAGAGCAGCTTCAAAAGGATATACGCTCGCTGCAGCAGGAGATTAAGAAGACGATTGTATTCGTTACCCATGATATGGATGAGGCCCTTGCACTTGGGGATCGGATCTGCTTGATGAAAGAAGGGGAAATCGTCCAACTGGACACCCCGCAAAACCTTGTCCTTAACCCGGTGAACAGCTTTGTGGAGGATTTCATCGGCTCAAGAAAAACACCGTGGCAGACGGCGGTCGACGTCATTATGGAACAATCCGACGATGCTGTTTATTCTGTGGACGATTACGAGAGCGGCCGTGTACCGACTCATGGAATGTTTCATCTTCGCAAGTCCGATGGTACGAACGGCGGAGCAGTCATAGATGGACGCCGGGAGGTTGTTCCGGAACTGGATAATGGGATGGTCTTGAAAGATGCAGTTGCCCTGTTTGAGAAGCACAAATATGACAGCCTGCCTGTCGTTCGCGGCAATAAGCTGATCGGAACACTGTCCTATAAAGATATCGTTCTCTTTCTCAAAAGCCAGTCGAAGGAGGAAGAGGTATGA
- a CDS encoding ABC transporter permease/substrate-binding protein, which yields MNQFIEVFSQRQDILLEKIWEHLQISIISLVIATLISVPLGLLLTRKQKIAEPIIGLTAVLQTIPSLAVLAFLIPLFGIGQTPAVIALTAYGLLPILRNTYTGIKGVDPALKEAATGMGMSSFRRLSKVELPLAMPIIMAGIRTSMVLIVGTTTIAALIGAGGLGDLILLGLDRGGDANLILLGAIPAALLAILLDLILRLFERTSAKSGFRSLISLLVIAALIAVGPLAFGGKGKDDLVLGAKLGSEPAILINMYKLLIEDETDLQVGLQANLGKTDLVFSALEEGSIDIYPEFTGTAIVSLLDEEAESNDKKEVYLQAKRGLAETYDMAYLEPMAFNNTYTVATTEEIAERYNLETMEDLKAVEDQLTAGFTLEFNDRQDGYQGMKELYGLDLAEVRTMDPGLRQGAISSGDVDIIDAYATDSYMVELNLKVLEDTKNLFPPYQGAPLMKQETLEEYPELKEILNQLSGKISDEEMREMNYQVDYEDRSPADVASEYLVEEGLIEE from the coding sequence ATGAATCAATTCATCGAAGTGTTCAGCCAGAGACAGGACATTCTGCTTGAAAAGATATGGGAACATCTGCAAATCTCCATTATATCACTCGTCATTGCTACGTTGATTTCTGTCCCTCTCGGTTTACTGTTGACGCGCAAACAGAAAATTGCAGAACCGATCATTGGACTTACGGCAGTCTTGCAAACGATCCCCAGCCTTGCGGTCCTGGCTTTTCTTATTCCGCTGTTCGGGATCGGTCAGACACCGGCAGTTATTGCTTTGACCGCCTACGGACTACTTCCGATCCTGCGTAACACGTACACAGGTATCAAAGGGGTCGATCCTGCTTTGAAAGAAGCGGCTACAGGTATGGGCATGTCCTCTTTCCGAAGGTTGTCTAAAGTGGAACTGCCTTTGGCGATGCCGATTATTATGGCAGGAATAAGGACGTCTATGGTCCTGATCGTAGGGACGACGACCATTGCAGCATTAATCGGAGCAGGCGGGCTCGGTGATCTAATTCTGCTTGGGCTCGACCGCGGCGGCGATGCCAATCTCATTCTTCTTGGTGCGATACCTGCGGCGCTGCTTGCCATCCTTCTCGATTTAATTTTGCGTTTATTTGAACGAACATCAGCGAAGTCCGGATTCCGGTCTTTGATCAGTTTATTGGTAATCGCTGCACTTATCGCTGTGGGTCCGCTCGCATTCGGAGGCAAAGGGAAAGATGACCTTGTCCTCGGTGCAAAGCTCGGGTCAGAGCCTGCTATCCTTATCAACATGTATAAGCTTTTGATAGAAGACGAGACCGACCTCCAAGTAGGCTTGCAGGCTAATTTAGGGAAAACGGACCTGGTCTTCAGTGCACTCGAGGAAGGAAGTATTGATATCTATCCGGAGTTCACCGGAACAGCCATTGTATCCCTCCTTGATGAAGAGGCAGAAAGCAACGATAAGAAGGAAGTCTATCTTCAGGCAAAGCGTGGGTTGGCAGAAACGTACGATATGGCTTATTTGGAGCCGATGGCATTTAATAATACGTACACGGTTGCCACCACGGAAGAAATAGCAGAACGTTACAACCTGGAAACCATGGAAGATTTAAAAGCTGTGGAAGATCAGCTGACTGCAGGTTTCACCTTGGAATTTAACGACCGACAAGACGGCTATCAAGGGATGAAAGAGCTGTACGGACTCGATCTTGCCGAAGTGAGGACCATGGACCCCGGTCTCCGTCAAGGTGCTATATCGAGCGGAGATGTGGATATCATTGACGCTTATGCCACGGATAGTTATATGGTAGAATTAAATCTAAAAGTGTTGGAGGATACGAAGAACCTTTTCCCGCCTTATCAAGGTGCACCATTGATGAAGCAGGAAACACTGGAAGAGTATCCGGAGCTTAAGGAGATCCTGAATCAGTTGTCAGGAAAGATCTCCGATGAAGAAATGAGAGAAATGAACTATCAGGTAGATTATGAAGACCGTTCCCCGGCTGATGTTGCAAGCGAATATTTGGTTGAGGAAGGTTTAATCGAAGAATAG
- a CDS encoding CoA-binding protein, producing the protein MTFQNPSKQEIKELLQNSKRIAVIGLSDKPHRTSYQVSEAMQQAGYEIIPVNPAVEEVLGQKAVASLAEVEGPIDIINVFRRSEYLPEIAEEAKNVDAKAFWAQQGVIHEEAYDILKDDSKLVIMDLCIKVAHALYR; encoded by the coding sequence GTGACCTTTCAAAATCCATCGAAACAAGAGATAAAAGAACTGCTCCAAAACTCGAAGCGTATTGCCGTCATCGGCCTCTCTGATAAGCCGCACCGTACATCGTATCAGGTAAGCGAGGCGATGCAGCAGGCAGGTTATGAAATCATCCCCGTCAATCCGGCTGTTGAGGAAGTGCTCGGTCAAAAAGCAGTAGCAAGCCTTGCGGAGGTGGAGGGACCCATTGACATTATCAATGTCTTTCGACGTTCTGAATATCTTCCTGAAATCGCTGAAGAAGCCAAAAACGTCGATGCGAAAGCGTTCTGGGCTCAGCAAGGCGTTATTCACGAGGAAGCTTATGATATACTGAAAGATGATTCCAAACTTGTCATCATGGATTTGTGTATCAAAGTGGCTCATGCCCTTTATCGATGA
- the parE gene encoding DNA topoisomerase IV subunit B — protein MSSQNQTYTDDSIQVLEGLEAVRKRPGMYIGSTDHRGLHHLVYEIVDNAIDEALSGFGEQMTVTLHKDGSVSVEDEARGMPTGMHKTGKPTPEVILTVLHAGGKFGQGGYKSSGGLHGVGASVVNALSEWLEVHIARDGEKFYQRFENGGVPVTSLENKGKTRKTGTTIRFKPDPTIFSVTKFNLETLSERLREAAFLLKGFRIILVDERNEKVQEVYQYNDGLESFVGYLNEEKDTLHPVVSFEGSQSGIELDFAFQFNDGFAENILSFVNNVRTKDGGTHESGAKTAITRIFNDYARRAQLLKDKDKNLEGNDIREGFTAVISARIPEELLQFEGQTKSKLGTSEARSAVDSVIAEKLSYFLEENPDISSMLIKKAIKAKEAREAARKAREDARSGKKRKRKDTLLSGKLTPAQSKNAQKNELYLVEGDSAGGSAKQGRDRKFQAVLPLRGKVINTEKAKIADIFKNEEISTIIHTIGAGVGGDFTLEDCNYDKIVIMTDADTDGAHIQVLLLTFFFRYMRPLVEAGKVFIALPPLYKVSKGKGKKEKVEYAWDEEGMQKLLKEFKNGYSIQRYKGLGEMNADQLWETTMNPESRTLIRVTIDDLARVERRVTTLMGDKVEPRRKWIESHVAFGMEDEANILENDKIQS, from the coding sequence TTGTCGAGTCAAAATCAAACATACACAGATGATTCCATACAAGTACTAGAGGGACTGGAGGCTGTCCGAAAGCGGCCGGGGATGTATATCGGATCCACCGATCATCGCGGACTCCATCACCTTGTCTATGAAATCGTCGATAACGCCATCGATGAAGCATTGTCTGGTTTCGGCGAACAAATGACTGTCACGCTCCACAAAGATGGAAGTGTTTCTGTCGAGGATGAAGCGCGCGGAATGCCGACGGGAATGCATAAAACAGGAAAGCCGACCCCGGAAGTCATCTTGACTGTCCTGCACGCCGGAGGGAAATTCGGTCAAGGCGGTTATAAGTCGTCGGGAGGTCTGCATGGCGTAGGTGCTTCTGTTGTAAATGCTCTTTCGGAATGGCTGGAAGTTCATATTGCCAGGGACGGAGAGAAGTTCTATCAACGGTTCGAGAACGGCGGTGTTCCGGTTACGTCTCTTGAGAATAAAGGGAAGACGCGGAAGACAGGTACGACCATCCGATTTAAGCCTGATCCGACCATTTTCTCAGTTACGAAGTTCAACCTGGAAACGTTATCGGAAAGGCTTCGCGAAGCGGCTTTTCTTCTAAAGGGGTTCCGAATCATCCTGGTTGATGAACGGAATGAAAAAGTTCAGGAAGTTTATCAATATAACGATGGGTTGGAGTCGTTCGTCGGTTACTTAAACGAGGAGAAAGATACGCTTCATCCTGTCGTGTCATTTGAGGGCAGCCAGTCCGGTATTGAATTGGATTTCGCTTTTCAATTCAATGATGGTTTTGCTGAGAACATCTTGTCCTTCGTAAACAATGTGCGGACGAAAGACGGCGGTACCCACGAGTCGGGAGCGAAGACAGCGATTACACGTATTTTTAATGACTATGCAAGAAGAGCACAGCTGTTGAAGGATAAGGATAAGAACCTGGAAGGTAACGATATCAGAGAAGGGTTTACAGCTGTCATTTCTGCGCGTATCCCTGAAGAGCTGCTGCAGTTTGAAGGCCAGACAAAGAGCAAGCTCGGGACATCGGAAGCAAGATCAGCCGTGGACAGTGTCATCGCTGAGAAGCTTTCCTACTTCCTGGAAGAGAATCCGGACATTTCTTCCATGCTGATTAAAAAAGCGATCAAAGCTAAAGAGGCAAGAGAGGCTGCTCGTAAAGCAAGGGAAGATGCGAGATCCGGCAAGAAGAGGAAGCGCAAAGATACGTTGTTGAGCGGGAAGCTGACTCCTGCCCAGTCGAAGAACGCACAGAAGAATGAGCTCTATCTTGTAGAGGGTGATTCTGCCGGTGGTTCAGCGAAACAAGGAAGGGATCGAAAATTCCAGGCTGTCCTTCCGCTTCGTGGTAAAGTTATCAATACAGAAAAAGCCAAGATTGCTGACATCTTTAAAAATGAAGAGATTTCCACGATCATTCACACAATCGGTGCGGGTGTCGGAGGAGACTTCACATTAGAAGACTGCAATTACGATAAAATCGTCATCATGACCGACGCGGACACCGACGGAGCGCACATTCAGGTGCTTCTTTTGACGTTCTTCTTTCGTTATATGAGGCCGCTTGTAGAAGCTGGCAAAGTCTTCATCGCTCTCCCGCCGTTGTATAAGGTGAGTAAAGGCAAAGGCAAGAAGGAGAAAGTCGAATACGCCTGGGATGAAGAAGGCATGCAGAAATTATTAAAAGAATTCAAGAATGGTTATTCGATCCAACGTTACAAAGGTTTAGGGGAAATGAACGCTGATCAGCTTTGGGAAACGACGATGAATCCGGAATCACGTACATTGATTCGAGTCACCATCGATGATCTTGCTCGTGTAGAACGCCGTGTGACGACACTGATGGGGGATAAAGTAGAACCTCGACGGAAATGGATTGAATCCCACGTCGCTTTCGGAATGGAAGACGAAGCGAATATATTAGAAAATGATAAAATCCAATCGTAA
- the parC gene encoding DNA topoisomerase IV subunit A has translation MSEAEKFLDLPLEEVLGDRFGRYSKYIIQERALPDARDGLKPVQRRILYAMHQEKNTHDKAYRKSAKTVGTVIGNYHPHGDSSVYEAMVRLSQTWKVRHPLVEMHGNNGSVDGDPPAAMRYTEARLSAISSELLRDIEKQTVEFIPNFDDTIEEPTVLPAKFPSLLVNGSTGISAGYATEIPSHNLGEVIDAVIMRIDKPKSTVPELMTKIQGPDFPTGGIIQGVAGIQKAYETGKGKIVLRGRAEIQQQRGGKEQIVIHEIPYEVNKASMVKRMDELRIDRKVEGIAEVRDETDRTGLRVVIDLKKDANSEGVLNYLYKHTDLQISYNFNMVAIHERTPKLMSLPLMLDAYIHHQREVVTRQSIYDLNKAKKRAHIVEGLIKAISILDEVIATIRSSKDKADAKHQLMMQYDFSEEQAEAIVTLQLYRLTNTDITALQKEAAELADQIAYLENLLGDEKEMMKVIKADLRSMKKQYSENRRTTIEEKVEELKVDLEVTVASEDVIVSVTKDGYLKRTSPRSYGASNGEDFALKDGDHLLRLFEMNTTDTILLFTNLGKYLFLPVHKLPDIRWKDLGQYISNIVQVDKNEFIVEAIPIRTFEADRYLLFFTKNGMVKKSELGLYKAQRHSKALVAINLKNDDEVVDVHLTDGNSDIFIASNRAYGLWYKEEEVNTVGQRASGVKAITLKEDEQVVSGQVFKASEDPSILLYTHRAAVKRMRLKEFECTSRAKRGLIMLRELKKDPHQLIDVHLVQRDDQIVLMTEKDQLTELKPMDFKANDRYSNGSYVLDTEEQGRVVEAWLKSEYEIPFRDESEDTDNR, from the coding sequence TTGTCTGAGGCAGAAAAGTTTTTAGATTTACCATTAGAGGAAGTTCTCGGAGACCGCTTCGGGAGATACAGTAAATACATCATCCAGGAAAGGGCCCTCCCGGATGCAAGGGACGGCTTGAAGCCGGTGCAACGGCGGATTCTTTATGCCATGCACCAAGAGAAGAATACCCATGATAAAGCCTACCGGAAATCGGCAAAAACGGTCGGTACAGTTATTGGTAATTATCACCCGCACGGAGATTCTTCGGTCTATGAAGCAATGGTGCGCTTGAGTCAGACGTGGAAGGTGCGGCATCCGCTTGTGGAAATGCACGGGAACAACGGCAGCGTAGATGGAGATCCGCCCGCGGCCATGCGTTATACAGAAGCCAGGCTGTCTGCAATATCCTCGGAGCTCCTGCGGGATATTGAAAAGCAGACGGTTGAATTCATTCCTAACTTCGATGATACGATTGAGGAACCGACCGTTCTTCCTGCCAAGTTTCCCAGTCTGCTTGTAAACGGGTCTACAGGGATATCCGCTGGGTATGCTACCGAGATACCTTCTCATAATTTAGGCGAAGTCATCGATGCGGTAATCATGCGCATCGATAAGCCGAAATCCACAGTCCCTGAATTAATGACGAAGATTCAAGGTCCGGATTTCCCTACGGGCGGTATTATACAGGGGGTTGCCGGAATTCAAAAAGCTTATGAGACCGGCAAAGGGAAAATCGTTCTTCGCGGCCGGGCGGAAATCCAGCAGCAGCGTGGCGGCAAAGAACAGATCGTTATTCATGAAATACCTTATGAAGTGAATAAAGCGAGTATGGTTAAACGGATGGACGAGCTTCGTATTGACAGAAAAGTGGAAGGGATCGCCGAAGTTAGGGATGAGACCGACCGCACGGGCCTGCGGGTGGTTATCGATTTGAAGAAAGATGCAAACAGCGAAGGCGTGCTGAACTACCTTTATAAGCATACGGACCTGCAGATTTCCTACAACTTCAATATGGTTGCCATTCACGAACGGACGCCGAAGTTGATGAGTTTACCTTTGATGCTGGATGCCTATATCCACCACCAGAGAGAAGTAGTGACGAGGCAGTCAATCTACGACTTAAATAAAGCGAAGAAACGTGCGCACATTGTAGAAGGATTAATTAAAGCTATTTCCATCCTCGATGAAGTCATTGCAACCATTCGGTCATCTAAGGATAAAGCAGACGCAAAACACCAATTGATGATGCAGTATGACTTCAGCGAAGAGCAGGCGGAAGCCATTGTTACGCTCCAGCTCTACCGTCTGACGAACACGGATATTACGGCACTTCAAAAAGAAGCGGCCGAGCTTGCCGACCAAATTGCCTATTTGGAGAACCTGCTTGGTGATGAGAAGGAAATGATGAAGGTCATCAAAGCAGATCTGCGTTCCATGAAAAAACAGTACAGCGAGAACCGCCGCACAACGATCGAAGAGAAAGTGGAAGAACTAAAGGTCGATCTTGAGGTTACCGTTGCAAGTGAGGACGTCATTGTTTCCGTTACGAAAGACGGTTACCTGAAACGGACGAGCCCGCGGTCATACGGTGCCTCGAACGGGGAAGATTTCGCCCTGAAAGACGGAGACCATCTGCTCCGATTGTTCGAGATGAACACAACGGACACCATTCTGTTATTTACAAATCTCGGGAAGTATCTGTTTCTTCCCGTTCATAAACTTCCGGATATACGCTGGAAGGACCTTGGTCAATATATCTCCAACATCGTTCAGGTCGATAAGAACGAATTTATTGTGGAAGCCATCCCTATTCGTACATTTGAAGCGGACCGGTACCTCCTCTTCTTTACGAAGAATGGAATGGTGAAGAAGAGCGAATTAGGGTTGTATAAAGCACAGCGGCATTCCAAAGCTTTGGTCGCCATTAACTTGAAGAACGATGATGAAGTGGTGGATGTCCATTTGACAGATGGAAATTCTGATATTTTCATCGCTTCCAATAGAGCATATGGACTATGGTATAAAGAGGAGGAAGTAAATACTGTCGGCCAGCGGGCTTCCGGGGTGAAAGCCATCACGCTTAAGGAAGACGAACAAGTCGTATCCGGACAGGTCTTTAAAGCATCGGAGGACCCTTCCATCCTTCTTTATACCCATCGAGCAGCGGTGAAACGGATGCGTTTGAAAGAATTTGAATGTACAAGTCGAGCCAAACGAGGGCTCATCATGCTGAGAGAGTTGAAGAAAGATCCGCATCAGTTGATTGATGTACACCTTGTGCAGCGCGACGATCAAATCGTGCTAATGACGGAGAAGGATCAGTTAACAGAATTGAAACCGATGGATTTCAAAGCCAATGACCGCTACAGTAACGGTTCTTACGTCCTTGATACAGAGGAGCAGGGCCGGGTGGTCGAAGCATGGCTCAAGTCGGAATATGAAATCCCTTTTCGTGATGAATCCGAGGATACGGATAACCGTTAA
- a CDS encoding TetR/AcrR family transcriptional regulator yields the protein MSELRDRIIGHSLILFEKHGFHGVSVHEIVQASGTSKGGFYHHFQSKDELLYVIHDMFLTYVWREARAADDTHPSPVAKVQAIIRAFVHVFDLYQPHISVYYQESIYLKAPYAEKINQKRDEFKQLIFHIVEEGQKTGHFRRELPLEVTAMAILGMVNWMYKWYRKDGPYTIEQIADVYTDLVLHLLLPRREDRTYFDHLLKVPFFYE from the coding sequence ATGAGTGAGCTTAGGGACAGGATCATTGGACATTCGCTGATCTTATTTGAAAAACATGGGTTTCACGGCGTTTCCGTTCATGAAATCGTGCAGGCTTCGGGTACTTCCAAGGGAGGGTTCTATCACCACTTTCAATCAAAGGATGAACTGCTGTACGTCATTCATGACATGTTTCTTACATATGTATGGAGGGAAGCGAGGGCAGCAGACGACACCCATCCATCTCCGGTTGCCAAGGTACAGGCGATCATACGTGCTTTCGTACACGTATTCGACTTATATCAACCCCACATTTCCGTCTACTATCAAGAGAGCATCTACTTAAAAGCACCCTATGCAGAAAAAATAAATCAAAAACGCGATGAATTTAAGCAGCTGATTTTTCACATTGTGGAGGAAGGGCAGAAGACAGGACATTTCCGAAGGGAGCTTCCTCTTGAAGTTACGGCCATGGCGATACTCGGAATGGTTAACTGGATGTACAAATGGTATAGAAAAGACGGCCCCTATACGATCGAACAGATAGCAGATGTCTACACAGACCTCGTACTTCACCTTTTGTTACCGAGAAGAGAGGACCGGACATATTTTGATCACTTATTGAAGGTGCCTTTTTTTTACGAATAA